A region of Salifodinibacter halophilus DNA encodes the following proteins:
- a CDS encoding nucleoside hydrolase codes for LALKLDPTLPQRIARLVVMGGAVTCQGNITPAAEFNIYFDPEAAHIVFEAFERLDLADWEAVIAHGLHHDRVVGWLAAGS; via the coding sequence CTCGCGCTCAAGCTCGACCCGACGCTGCCGCAGCGCATCGCGCGCCTGGTGGTGATGGGTGGCGCGGTGACCTGCCAGGGCAACATCACTCCGGCCGCCGAGTTCAATATCTATTTCGATCCGGAAGCCGCGCACATCGTGTTCGAAGCCTTCGAGCGCCTCGACCTGGCCGATTGGGAAGCGGTGATCGCGCACGGCCTGCACCACGATCGCGTGGTCGGCTGGCTCGCCGCCGGCTC